Proteins encoded together in one Quercus lobata isolate SW786 chromosome 3, ValleyOak3.0 Primary Assembly, whole genome shotgun sequence window:
- the LOC115982624 gene encoding TMV resistance protein N-like: MCPMDSMSTEGGSTSSPSTSSSTPRWKFDVFISFRAEDTLADFTDHLYAALKQKGILTFKDDNILERGESPSTELLKAVEESSFAIVVFSRNYASSIWCLDELAEINRCRKETLNIVLPVFYYVHPSDVRRQKGDFEYQFAKHEERFKENIEKLEVWREALREVANLSGWIATGDSNVSELIKSIVERISQNLSSSFSSITNDLVGMDSSVQELITAYLNNRNNVFMIGICGMGGSGKTTLARVLYEKLHNSFEGSSFIANVREYSEKIDLLQLQQLLLADILGVRNIEIRTVYHDMIKRRLCHKKVLIVLDDVNKLDQLENLAGEHGWFGLGSLIIITTRDEHLLFQHGVREIHKPNALSSDDALKLFCLKAFKDEKAKEDYMQLSLDVVRYANGHPLALVTFGSFLFGRTVDVWQSALDRYKKNPKREIFDSLKVSYDGLEEMWKDIFLDVACFFRGKMRDQVIEILEACGFHARLGIQVLKEKSLLTIENDTLQMHDLVQEMGMEIVRQESPEEPGERSRLWLHKDLFHVLMNNTAKTAIQAIVLDLSGGDEAYQHIEPYSQGFSKMCNLRLLIISNVHIPNGLNHRSNELKLLECCGYSSKCLPSRFQSKELVELRLRFSKIEYLWRGVKCLDKLKVINLEHSIDLIETPDFTGVPRLEKICLRGCKSLVKIDPSIGQLSKLTVLNLEFCQSLINLPSSTDSLSSLEILILLGCSKLANLPENLGKIKSLKELNFTGTAIREVPSSISFLICRGCEKHFFKSRLDSVFCVHSLKSLSLSTNKLVFALPTNISQLQKLESLDLSNCIQLQSLPEFPSNLIYINAKGCSSLELSPALLSASNLSQPSISFFNCCKLVEYNEGGDGLAFAMLKHYLQRLIYPKTGSYETSTKRKDRSRAAFQINIPGLDVPEWLTHRSIGHSILLEWPLNWSNSRWMGISLCALFRINCCGYSSERYSLKGHVKAYGDMPHDTSKVIKETSSEVVIWETSFEVAIRETSFDYNVCHLWLLYWSRDDLLGEDWNDHECSQINVVFDSNSPSVEVIKCAVRLIYEQDVEEFI; the protein is encoded by the exons ATGTGTCCAATGGATTCCATGAGCACTGAAGGAGGGTCAACCTCATCACCGTCTACTTCTTCTTCAACACCTCGGTGGAAATTCGATGTCTTTATTAGTTTTAGAGCTGAGGACACCCTTGCTGATTTTACGGACCATCTATATGCAGCTTTGAAACAGAAGGGCATTTTGACCTTTAAGGATGATAATATACTTGAGAGGGGAGAATCTCCTTCAACAGAGCTCTTGAAAGCAGTGGAAGAATCGAGTTTTGCTATCGTCGTTTTCTCAAGAAACTATGCATCTTCGATATGGTGCTTGGATGAGCTTGCAGAAATCAACAGATGCCGTAAAGAGACTTTGAATATAGTTCTGCCGGTTTTTTATTACGTGCATCCATCTGATGTGCGGAGGCAAAAAGGAGATTTTGAATATCAATTTGCTAAGCACGAAGAACGATTTAAGGAGAATATTGAGAAGCTTGAAGTTTGGAGAGAAGCTTTGAGAGAAGTGGCGAATCTGTCTGGTTGGATTGCTACTGGAGATAG TAATGTGTCAGAATTAATCAAAAGCATTGTGGAACGGATATCACAAAATCTGAGTTCAAGTTTCTCAAGCATTACCAATGACTTGGTAGGAATGGATTCTTCAGTGCAAGAATTGATCACTGCATATTTAAACAATAGGAACAATGTTTTCATGATAGGGATTTGTGGTATGGGGGGATCCGGAAAGACAACTCTTGCTAGAGTGTTATATGAAAAACTTCATAATTCTTTTGAAGGTTCTTCCTTTATTGCTAACGTTAGGGAATATtcagaaaaaattgatttgctTCAGTTACAACAGCTGCTTCTAGCAGATATTTTGGGGGTAAGAAATATAGAGATAAGGACTGTTTATCATGACATGATCAAGAGAAGGCTATGTCATAAAAAGGTTCTAATTGTTCTTGATGATGTTAATAAACTGGACCAACTAGAAAATTTGGCTGGAGAGCATGGCTGGTTTGGATTGGGGAGTTTGATCATCATAACAACTCGAGATGAACATCTATTGTTCCAACATGGAGTGCGTGAAATACATAAGCCTAATGCATTATCCAGTGACGATgctttaaaacttttttgtttgaaagccTTCAAAGATGAAAAAGCCAAAGAAGATTATATGCAACTCTCCCTAGATGTCGTACGCTATGCTAATGGCCATCCATTAGCTCTTGTAACTTTCGGTTCCTTTTTGTTTGGAAGAACAGTGGATGTATGGCAAAGTGCATTGGACCggtataaaaaaaatcctaaaagagAAATATTTGACTCACTAAAAGTAAGTTATGATGGGTTAGAGGAAATGTGGAAGGATATATTTCTAGATGTTGCATGTTTCTTTAGAGGGAAGATGAGAGATCAAGTAATAGAGATATTAGAGGCCTGTGGTTTTCACGCAAGACTCGGAATACAAGTTCTCAAGGAAAAATCTCTCCTAACCATAGAAAACGATACATTGCAGATGCATGATCTAGTGCAAGAAATGGGTATGGAAATTGTCCGTCAAGAATCACCTGAAGAGCCTGGGGAGCGCAGTAGGTTGTGGCTTCATAAGGATTTGTTTCATGTATTGATGAACAATACG GCAAAAACAGCAATTCAAGCCATAGTCCTAGACTTATCTGGAGGGGATGAGGCATATCAGCACATTGAACCGTATTCTCAAGGTTTTTCAAAGATGTGTAATCTTAGATTGCTCATAATTAGTAATGTGCACATTCCAAATGGTCTCAATCATCGTTCTAATGAATTAAAACTTCTTGAATGCTGTGGGTATTCTTCAAAATGTTTACCTTCCAGATTCCAATCAAAAGAGCTTGTTGAACTTAGACTGCGGTTTAGCAAAATTGAATATCTTTGGAGAGGTGtaaag TGTTTAGACAAGTTAAAAGTTATCAATCTTGAACATTCCATAGACCTTATTGAGACACCTGACTTCACAGGGGTTCCAAGACTTGAGAAAATTTGTCTTCGAGGTTGCAAAAGTTTGGTTAAGATTGACCCATCTATTGGACAGCTTAGTAAGCTTACTGTTTTAAATTTGGAATTCTGCCAATCTCTTATCAATCTTCCAAGCAGCACAGATAGTTTAAGCTCTCTTGAAATACTCATTCTTTTGGGATGCTCAAAACTTGCCAACCTGCCAGAGAACTTGGggaaaatcaaaagtttgaaGGAACTTAATTTCACTGGAACTGCTATTAGAGAAGTTCCATCTTCCATTAGTTTCTTGATATGTCGTGGATGTGAAAAGCATTTTTTTAAGTCAAGGCTTGATAGTGTTTTCTGCGTTCACTCATTAAAATCTTTATCACTATCTACAAACAAGCTTGTCTTTGCCCTACCCACAAACATCAGTCAACTTCAGAAATTGGAATCTCTTGATTTGAGCAACTGCATTCAACTTCAATCATTGCCAGAGTTTCCgtcaaatttgatatatataaatGCTAAAGGTTGTTCTTCCCTGGAACTGTCACCAGCACTGCTCAGTGCGAGCAATTTGTCACAAccatcaatttcattttttaattgctGCAAGTTGGTTGAGTATAATGAGGGCGGTGATGGTCTGGCATTTGCAATGTTGAAACATTACCTACAG AGACTCATTTATCCAAAAACTGGATCATATGAAACTTCTACCAAAAGGAAAGATAGGTCTAGAGCTGCATTCCAGATAAATATTCCTGGATTGGATGTTCCAGAGTGGTTAACTCATCGAAGTATTGGGCACTCAATATTGTTAGAGTGGCCTCTGAATTGGTCTAATAGTAGGTGGATGGGAATTTCTTTGTGTGCTCTTTTCAGAATAAATTGCTGCGGGTATTCGAGCGAAAGATATAGTCTTAAAGGTCATGTGAAAGCCTATGGTGATATGCCTCATGATACTAGTAAAGTTATTAAAGAGACATCCTCTGAAGTTGTTATTTGGGAGACATCCTTTGAAGTTGCTATTAGGGAAACATCCTTTGATTATAATGTGTGTCACCTTTGGCTATTGTATTGGTCTCGTGATGATTTGCTAGGTGAAGATTGGAATGATCATGAATGCAGTCAGATTAATGTTGTATTTGACAGCAATAGCCCAAGTGTGGAGGTGATCAAATGTGCAGTCCGTTTGATATACGAGCAAGATGTGGAAgagttcatttaa